The following coding sequences are from one Synechococcus sp. HK05 window:
- the murA gene encoding UDP-N-acetylglucosamine 1-carboxyvinyltransferase: protein MTVTALPSQQILNPQLEIAGNRRLSGELRVSGAKNSALVLMAASLLTEDQLRLRNVPPLTDIQGMGDILSSLGVKVRRNGESLEMNGSGLSQSAPPYELVNSLRASFFCIGPLLARLGIARVPLPGGCQIGTRPVVEHVKGLKALGAQVTIEHGVVSAVVPGRGHRLKGGRIHLDCPSVGATETLMMAAALAEGETVIENAALEPEVVDLAGLLLAMGAKVRGAGTPTITIVGVERLHGADYAVIPDRIEAGTFLLAAAITRSTLTVGPVITDHLGAVLTKLEEAGCKLEIDGTLVTISADEIRAVDLRTQPFPGFPTDLQAPFMSLLATATGTSVITENIFENRLQHVAELQRMGAAIRVQGSTAFIEGVARLSGAPVQGSDLRASAAMVLAGLAAEGITTVQGLEYLDRGYADFEGKLNRVGASIRRVG, encoded by the coding sequence ATGACCGTGACCGCGCTCCCGTCTCAACAGATTCTCAACCCTCAGCTCGAGATCGCGGGAAACCGCCGTTTGTCGGGCGAGCTGCGGGTCAGTGGTGCCAAGAACTCAGCCTTGGTGCTGATGGCCGCCAGCCTGCTCACCGAAGATCAATTGCGGCTGCGCAACGTGCCGCCCCTCACGGACATCCAGGGGATGGGCGACATCCTCAGTTCCCTCGGGGTCAAGGTGCGCCGCAACGGTGAGAGCCTTGAGATGAACGGCTCGGGCCTGAGCCAATCGGCCCCGCCCTATGAGCTGGTGAACAGCCTTCGGGCCAGCTTCTTCTGCATCGGCCCCCTGCTGGCACGGCTGGGCATCGCCCGGGTCCCCCTCCCCGGTGGCTGCCAGATCGGCACCCGGCCTGTGGTGGAGCACGTGAAGGGGCTCAAGGCCCTGGGGGCTCAGGTCACGATCGAGCACGGTGTGGTGTCGGCGGTGGTGCCAGGCCGCGGCCATCGCCTGAAGGGCGGGCGCATCCACCTCGATTGCCCCAGCGTGGGCGCTACGGAAACACTGATGATGGCCGCCGCCCTGGCCGAGGGTGAAACGGTGATCGAAAACGCCGCCCTCGAGCCGGAGGTGGTGGATCTGGCCGGGTTGTTGCTGGCCATGGGCGCCAAGGTGCGCGGTGCCGGCACCCCCACCATCACGATCGTTGGGGTGGAGAGGCTCCACGGTGCGGATTACGCCGTGATTCCCGATCGCATCGAGGCGGGCACCTTCCTGTTGGCCGCGGCGATCACCCGCTCCACCCTCACGGTGGGCCCGGTGATCACCGATCACCTCGGCGCCGTGCTCACCAAGCTCGAAGAAGCGGGCTGCAAGCTCGAGATCGACGGCACGTTGGTCACGATCAGCGCCGACGAGATCCGGGCCGTGGATCTACGCACACAGCCCTTCCCGGGTTTCCCCACCGACCTGCAAGCGCCGTTCATGAGCCTGCTAGCCACGGCCACAGGCACAAGCGTGATCACGGAAAACATCTTCGAAAACCGGCTGCAGCACGTGGCTGAACTGCAGCGCATGGGCGCTGCGATCCGCGTGCAGGGCAGCACCGCCTTCATCGAAGGGGTGGCGCGCCTCAGCGGTGCACCGGTGCAGGGCAGCGACCTGCGCGCTTCCGCCGCCATGGTGCTGGCGGGCCTGGCCGCCGAAGGCATCACCACGGTGCAGGGCCTGGAATACCTCGATCGCGGCTACGCCGACTTCGAGGGCAAACTCAACCGCGTCGGCGCCTCGATCCGCCGCGTGGGCTGA
- a CDS encoding aspartate aminotransferase family protein produces MQTYGRFPLELVRGRGVWVWDSQGKRYLDGVAGIAVCTLGHSSPVMRRALGRQLRKLQHVSNLYRIPEQEQLAAWITANSCADAVFFCNSGAEANEGAIKLARKHGHQVRGIGNEAGGPLILTAQASFHGRTLAAVTATGQPKYHQGFEPMVQGFRYFPYNDTAAFEALLAECEQNGPRVAAVMLEPLQGEGGVNPGNQAFFRRVRELCDQHNILLIFDEVQVGVGRTGRLWGYQKLGVEPDAFTLAKGLGGGFPIGALCVKASADHLKPGEHASTFGGNPMACRAGLTVAEELVRRNLPAHAEAMGQLLQEQLAGLVGRHPTLAEGCRGWGLLQGLVLRPDGPAAIDVVKAAMTEGLLLVPAGTNVVRFVPPLTIQPRHIREAVKRLERALIECQAKTPSAS; encoded by the coding sequence ATGCAGACCTACGGGCGTTTTCCCCTCGAACTGGTCCGCGGCCGGGGCGTGTGGGTGTGGGACAGCCAGGGCAAGCGCTACCTCGACGGCGTGGCTGGTATTGCCGTGTGCACCCTCGGCCACAGCAGCCCGGTGATGCGCCGGGCTCTGGGCCGGCAGCTGCGCAAGCTGCAGCACGTGTCGAACCTGTATCGCATTCCCGAGCAGGAACAGCTGGCGGCCTGGATCACGGCCAACAGCTGCGCCGATGCGGTGTTCTTCTGCAATTCGGGCGCAGAGGCCAACGAGGGCGCGATCAAGCTGGCCCGCAAGCACGGCCACCAGGTGCGCGGCATTGGCAATGAGGCTGGTGGCCCGCTGATCCTCACCGCCCAGGCGAGCTTCCACGGGCGCACACTGGCGGCGGTCACCGCCACTGGCCAACCCAAATATCACCAGGGCTTTGAGCCGATGGTGCAGGGGTTCCGCTACTTCCCCTACAACGACACCGCCGCCTTTGAGGCGCTCCTTGCGGAGTGCGAACAGAACGGTCCACGGGTGGCCGCCGTGATGCTCGAGCCGCTCCAGGGCGAAGGCGGTGTGAACCCCGGCAACCAGGCGTTCTTCCGGCGGGTGCGAGAGCTTTGCGATCAACACAACATCCTGTTGATCTTTGATGAGGTGCAGGTGGGCGTGGGCCGCACCGGGCGTCTCTGGGGTTACCAAAAGCTGGGCGTGGAACCCGATGCCTTCACCCTCGCCAAAGGGCTGGGCGGCGGATTCCCGATCGGCGCGTTGTGCGTGAAGGCCTCTGCCGATCACCTCAAGCCCGGTGAGCATGCCAGCACCTTCGGCGGCAACCCCATGGCCTGCCGAGCTGGCCTCACCGTGGCGGAAGAGCTGGTGCGGCGCAATCTGCCCGCCCATGCCGAAGCGATGGGTCAGCTGCTGCAGGAGCAGCTCGCCGGCCTCGTGGGTCGTCACCCCACGCTGGCCGAAGGCTGCCGCGGCTGGGGTTTGCTCCAGGGCCTGGTGCTGCGCCCCGATGGCCCCGCCGCCATCGATGTGGTGAAAGCGGCCATGACTGAAGGGCTCCTGCTGGTGCCCGCCGGCACCAATGTGGTGCGCTTTGTGCCGCCCCTCACGATTCAGCCGCGCCACATCCGCGAAGCGGTGAAGCGACTGGAACGAGCCCTGATCGAGTGCCAGGCCAAGACCCCTTCAGCGAGCTGA
- the yidD gene encoding membrane protein insertion efficiency factor YidD: MNQLLQRLLLALIGFYRLFISPLLGPPRCRFIPSCSAYGLEAIERHGPWRGSWLTLRRLLRCHPFTPCGCDPVPD, translated from the coding sequence ATGAACCAGCTGCTGCAACGGTTGCTCCTGGCCTTGATCGGCTTCTACCGCCTCTTCATCTCACCGCTGTTGGGCCCGCCCCGCTGCCGTTTCATCCCCAGCTGCAGTGCTTACGGTTTGGAGGCGATTGAGCGGCATGGCCCCTGGCGCGGCAGCTGGCTCACCCTGCGTCGCCTGCTGCGCTGTCATCCCTTCACCCCCTGCGGCTGCGACCCGGTGCCGGATTGA
- a CDS encoding sulfotransferase — protein MFRIRTLTQRERLRQALYPYYRLTTAFRPLPNALIIGGMKCGTTTLNAWLREHPQVAFSSVKEIHFFDKHYAKGSHWYRTHFPIWETLRGAHCRIEATPSYLANATVSAPRMHALIPNAKLIAMLRNPVERAISHYCHLQRNGVETRPPEIALTAEVSRSGRNANPYKARGLYAQQLEAFIEYYSREQILIIKSEDFFRDSEATFYQAQRFLNLNPIPQPQHSPPRNTNKPKTVIPADVIRHLQDFYKEPNQQLAARFPEVGLWPDPPSP, from the coding sequence ATGTTTCGAATCCGAACCCTCACTCAGCGCGAGCGCCTTCGGCAAGCGCTTTACCCCTACTACCGGCTCACCACCGCGTTCCGCCCCCTACCGAATGCCCTGATCATTGGCGGCATGAAATGCGGGACCACAACACTCAATGCATGGCTGCGCGAGCACCCACAAGTCGCCTTCTCATCGGTGAAGGAAATACACTTCTTTGACAAGCACTATGCAAAAGGCAGCCACTGGTATCGAACTCACTTCCCAATCTGGGAAACATTGAGAGGTGCACACTGCAGAATCGAGGCAACGCCGTCGTATCTCGCGAATGCAACGGTCTCAGCACCACGCATGCACGCGTTGATTCCGAACGCCAAGCTCATCGCGATGCTTCGTAACCCTGTGGAGCGAGCCATCTCCCACTACTGCCATCTTCAGCGCAATGGCGTCGAAACGAGGCCCCCGGAAATCGCCCTCACTGCCGAAGTCTCACGCAGCGGAAGGAACGCTAACCCCTACAAAGCGCGCGGCCTCTATGCCCAGCAACTCGAGGCATTCATCGAGTACTACAGCCGAGAACAAATCCTGATCATCAAAAGTGAAGACTTCTTCAGAGACTCCGAAGCCACCTTCTATCAGGCACAGCGTTTTCTCAATCTTAATCCAATTCCACAGCCCCAACATTCCCCCCCTCGAAACACCAACAAGCCCAAAACAGTAATCCCCGCAGATGTGATCCGGCACCTTCAAGATTTTTATAAGGAGCCTAATCAACAGCTCGCAGCACGCTTTCCAGAGGTTGGGCTGTGGCCTGATCCACCATCTCCATAG
- a CDS encoding aminotransferase class V-fold PLP-dependent enzyme encodes MTDATQNDFRDLCPALANKTYFNYGGQGPLPTPSLQAIHASWQRIQELGPFTNDVWPFIEHESARVRQALAHLCGVAPHRIALTENVTSGCVLPLWGLPWQADDALLISDCEHPGVVAACQELARREGLQIQWLPVLELCRTTPQAALDQAVLEALERALTPRTRLVALSHLLWNSGSVMPITAVAAHLRRHPNTPWLLVDAAQSMGSIPVDEAAAAADIYAFTGHKWCCGPEGLGGVALSNRLLEQAQPTLIGWRSLRHEASAGSSFHSDARRFEVATSCVPLCSGLATSLELLAEAGTPQQRLATIQAGSRQLWQGLQAVQGISTLLPDPPPAGLVSFSLQGASTAGVVDRLGEQHLWIRRLDDPDCLRACTHITTTTQEIEALLNAVRALA; translated from the coding sequence TTGACAGACGCAACGCAAAACGACTTCAGGGATCTCTGCCCAGCCCTCGCCAACAAGACCTACTTCAACTACGGCGGTCAAGGCCCCCTGCCAACTCCCTCCCTGCAGGCCATCCACGCCAGCTGGCAGCGCATCCAGGAGCTGGGGCCGTTCACCAATGATGTGTGGCCCTTCATTGAGCACGAATCAGCCCGGGTACGCCAAGCCTTAGCTCACCTGTGCGGTGTGGCACCGCATCGGATTGCCCTCACCGAAAACGTCACTAGCGGTTGCGTGTTGCCGCTCTGGGGACTGCCCTGGCAAGCGGATGACGCGCTCCTGATCAGCGACTGCGAACATCCAGGAGTGGTGGCTGCCTGCCAGGAGCTGGCCCGGCGCGAAGGGCTCCAGATTCAGTGGCTGCCGGTGCTGGAGCTGTGCCGCACCACACCGCAAGCTGCGCTTGATCAGGCCGTGCTGGAGGCCCTCGAGCGGGCCCTCACGCCACGCACGCGTCTGGTGGCGCTCTCCCACCTGCTGTGGAACAGCGGCAGCGTGATGCCGATCACCGCGGTGGCAGCACATCTGCGCCGGCATCCAAACACACCGTGGCTGCTGGTGGATGCAGCGCAGTCAATGGGATCCATCCCCGTGGATGAGGCAGCCGCAGCGGCCGACATCTATGCCTTTACGGGCCACAAATGGTGCTGCGGCCCAGAGGGGCTGGGCGGCGTCGCCCTCTCAAATCGGCTTCTGGAGCAGGCACAGCCCACCCTGATCGGCTGGCGCAGCCTGCGCCATGAGGCCTCAGCCGGCAGCAGCTTCCACAGCGACGCGCGACGCTTTGAAGTGGCCACCTCCTGCGTTCCTCTCTGCAGCGGCCTGGCCACATCCCTGGAGCTGCTTGCCGAAGCGGGAACTCCTCAGCAACGCCTCGCCACCATCCAGGCCGGCAGCCGCCAGCTTTGGCAGGGCCTTCAGGCGGTCCAAGGCATCAGCACCCTGCTGCCGGACCCACCACCGGCGGGCTTGGTGAGCTTCAGCCTGCAGGGCGCCTCCACAGCCGGTGTGGTGGACCGTCTTGGAGAACAGCACCTGTGGATCCGCCGTCTGGACGATCCCGATTGCCTGCGGGCCTGCACCCACATCACCACCACAACCCAGGAGATTGAGGCCCTGCTGAACGCCGTGAGGGCCCTCGCCTAA
- the trpC gene encoding indole-3-glycerol phosphate synthase TrpC has product MEIRRRPPNPKVKVAHLEYAIPHEESEPRNILEKIVWEKDREVAVARERVSLEQLKKQVAELPATRDFLASLKAACRKPAVIAEVKKASPSKGVIREDFDPVAIAQGYAAGGASCLSVLTDKQFFQGGFEVLVQVRQAVELPLLCKDFILSPYQLYQARAAGADAALLIAAILTDADMAYLLKVARALGLTVLVEVHDATELERVLALDGVQLIGINNRDLASFHTDLATTESLTERYGDQIRAKGCLLVSESGLFSRDDLDRVQSAGADAVLVGESLMRQDDVTAALEKLIGG; this is encoded by the coding sequence ATGGAGATTCGTCGCCGGCCGCCGAACCCCAAGGTGAAGGTGGCCCACCTGGAGTACGCCATCCCCCACGAGGAAAGCGAACCGCGCAACATCCTCGAGAAGATCGTCTGGGAGAAAGACCGCGAGGTGGCGGTTGCCCGCGAACGGGTGAGCTTGGAGCAGCTCAAGAAACAGGTGGCTGAGCTGCCGGCTACCCGCGATTTCCTGGCGTCGCTGAAAGCCGCCTGCCGCAAACCGGCGGTGATCGCCGAGGTGAAGAAAGCCAGCCCCAGCAAGGGCGTGATCCGTGAGGATTTCGATCCCGTGGCGATTGCCCAGGGTTACGCCGCTGGTGGTGCCAGCTGCCTCTCTGTGCTCACCGATAAGCAGTTCTTCCAGGGTGGCTTTGAGGTGCTGGTGCAAGTGCGCCAGGCCGTGGAGCTGCCGCTGCTCTGCAAAGACTTCATCCTCAGCCCCTATCAGCTGTATCAAGCGCGCGCCGCCGGCGCCGACGCAGCCCTGCTGATTGCCGCGATCCTCACCGACGCGGATATGGCTTATCTCCTGAAGGTGGCGCGGGCCCTGGGCCTCACCGTGCTGGTGGAGGTGCATGATGCAACCGAGCTGGAGCGGGTGCTCGCTCTCGACGGTGTGCAGCTGATCGGCATCAACAACCGTGATCTGGCCAGCTTCCACACCGATCTGGCCACCACTGAGTCGCTCACCGAGCGCTATGGCGATCAGATCCGCGCCAAGGGCTGCCTGCTGGTGAGCGAATCGGGGCTGTTCAGCCGCGATGATCTCGATCGCGTGCAGAGCGCCGGCGCCGATGCTGTGCTGGTGGGTGAATCGCTGATGCGGCAAGACGATGTGACCGCGGCTCTCGAGAAGCTGATCGGCGGCTGA
- a CDS encoding UDP-N-acetylmuramoyl-L-alanyl-D-glutamate--2,6-diaminopimelate ligase, with protein MSDRLHPLLRQVGLAVPPGLANADVTSVSCDSRRVGPGTVFVGLPGAQVDGGVFWPQALAAGAVLAVIGRAAAEACPPADQDAVLVVADPVARWAGLLAAEFWQQPSQRLHLIGVTGTNGKTTTTHLIEHLAASCGTPAALFGTLVNRWPGHSVTAQHTTAFADVLQGQLAQAAESGAQLGAMEVSSHALDQQRVSGCRFAGAVFTNLTQDHLDYHPSMQAYFEAKASLFSAPFLELQDGQPTAVVNVDDPWGQRLAERLGSHAWRCSLEEGSEAELRMEQLQFSSEGVRGVLVSPHGSGAFQSPLLGRFNLMNQLQAVGALLQQGLPLANLLQGLSSFRGVPGRMERVAVGRAECCEGALPAVLVDYAHTPDGLESALKACRPFARGQLICVFGCGGDRDRTKRPLMGSIAARLADRVVVTSDNPRTEDPQQILNDVVAGIPEGTAVQVEADRGRAIAAVVAAARPEDLVLIAGKGHEDYQILGTTKIHFDDREEAEKALRERPC; from the coding sequence ATGTCTGATCGGCTTCACCCTTTGCTGCGCCAGGTGGGCCTGGCGGTGCCGCCCGGGTTGGCCAACGCGGATGTGACCAGCGTCAGCTGTGATAGCCGGCGGGTGGGCCCGGGCACCGTGTTTGTGGGCTTGCCGGGCGCGCAAGTGGATGGCGGGGTGTTCTGGCCGCAGGCCCTGGCGGCTGGGGCGGTGCTGGCGGTGATTGGGCGTGCGGCGGCGGAAGCCTGTCCACCCGCCGACCAGGACGCGGTGCTGGTGGTGGCCGACCCCGTGGCGCGCTGGGCTGGGCTGCTGGCTGCGGAGTTCTGGCAGCAGCCGAGCCAACGCCTGCACCTGATTGGCGTGACGGGCACCAACGGAAAAACCACCACCACCCACCTGATCGAGCATCTCGCCGCCAGCTGCGGCACCCCCGCCGCCTTGTTTGGCACCTTGGTGAACCGCTGGCCTGGCCACAGCGTGACCGCGCAGCACACCACGGCGTTTGCCGATGTGCTCCAGGGGCAGTTGGCTCAGGCCGCGGAATCGGGGGCCCAGCTGGGAGCCATGGAGGTGAGCTCCCATGCCCTCGATCAGCAACGCGTGAGCGGCTGCCGTTTTGCGGGGGCGGTGTTCACCAACCTCACCCAGGACCACCTCGACTATCACCCGTCGATGCAGGCCTATTTCGAGGCCAAGGCCAGCCTGTTCAGTGCGCCCTTCCTTGAGCTGCAGGACGGGCAGCCCACGGCCGTGGTGAATGTGGATGACCCCTGGGGGCAGCGTTTGGCCGAGCGGCTGGGGAGCCACGCCTGGCGCTGTTCGTTGGAGGAAGGCTCTGAGGCGGAGCTGCGCATGGAGCAGCTGCAGTTCAGCTCTGAGGGTGTTCGAGGGGTGCTGGTGAGCCCCCATGGCAGCGGTGCGTTCCAATCGCCCCTGCTCGGTCGGTTCAACCTGATGAACCAGCTGCAGGCGGTGGGCGCCTTGCTGCAGCAGGGGCTGCCTTTGGCCAACCTGCTGCAGGGCCTCAGCAGTTTTCGGGGTGTTCCCGGCCGGATGGAACGGGTAGCTGTGGGCCGTGCGGAGTGTTGTGAAGGAGCGTTGCCGGCGGTGTTGGTGGATTACGCCCACACCCCCGATGGTTTGGAGAGTGCGTTGAAGGCCTGCCGGCCCTTTGCGCGCGGGCAGCTGATCTGTGTGTTTGGGTGCGGGGGGGATCGCGATCGCACCAAGCGGCCGCTGATGGGCTCCATCGCCGCGCGGTTGGCGGATCGGGTGGTGGTCACCTCCGATAACCCCCGCACCGAAGATCCTCAGCAGATCCTCAACGACGTGGTCGCCGGCATCCCCGAGGGCACGGCCGTGCAGGTGGAGGCGGATCGTGGCCGTGCGATCGCCGCCGTTGTGGCGGCTGCCCGGCCTGAGGATCTGGTGTTGATTGCCGGCAAGGGCCACGAGGATTACCAGATCCTGGGCACCACCAAGATCCATTTCGACGACCGCGAGGAAGCGGAGAAGGCCCTGCGGGAGCGGCCCTGTTAG
- the rpsD gene encoding 30S ribosomal protein S4 yields the protein MSRYRGPRLRITRRLGDLPGLTRKSAKRSYPPGQHGQARRKRSEYAIRLEEKQKLRFNYGISERQLVRYVKKARAQEGSTGTNLLKLLENRLDNVCFRLGFGPTVPGARQLVNHGHVTVNGRVVDIPSYQCKAGDVVAIRERKQSKKLAEANLEFPGLANIPPHLELDKNKQVAKVISKCEREWVALEINELLVVEYYSRKV from the coding sequence ATGTCTCGCTACCGCGGCCCTCGTCTGAGGATTACGCGGCGCTTGGGAGACCTTCCCGGTCTCACCCGTAAGTCCGCTAAGCGGTCTTATCCCCCCGGTCAGCACGGCCAAGCCCGTCGCAAGCGCTCCGAATACGCCATCCGCCTCGAAGAGAAGCAGAAGCTTCGCTTCAACTACGGCATCTCCGAGCGTCAGCTCGTGCGCTACGTGAAGAAAGCGCGCGCCCAGGAGGGTTCCACGGGAACCAACCTGCTGAAGCTGCTCGAGAACCGTCTCGACAATGTGTGCTTCCGCCTCGGCTTCGGCCCCACCGTTCCCGGTGCCCGTCAGCTGGTGAACCATGGCCACGTGACCGTGAACGGTCGCGTCGTGGACATCCCCAGCTACCAGTGCAAAGCCGGTGATGTGGTCGCCATCCGCGAGCGCAAGCAAAGCAAGAAGCTGGCTGAAGCCAACCTGGAATTCCCGGGTCTGGCCAACATCCCCCCCCACCTCGAGCTCGACAAGAACAAGCAGGTGGCCAAGGTGATCAGCAAGTGCGAGCGCGAGTGGGTCGCCCTCGAAATCAACGAACTGCTGGTGGTGGAGTACTACTCCCGCAAGGTGTGA
- a CDS encoding RNA methyltransferase — MELITSRRNPLVGRLRALHQPKGRREQGLLLLEGTHQVQELLRLGLQPEQLLATPAWIERHGALLADQALPLQPVGEEVMEAVATTDHPDGVVATLAREALPVARGDGAFVLALDQLQDPGNLGTLLRTALAAGVDEVWLGGGADPLQPKVLRASAGAALALPLLRLTDRSGLLPLLQRAAAEGRQLAATLVHATAQPYWQLEWTRPTVLLLGNEGAGLHPQLADLATHRVTIPHSAAVESLNVAVAAAPLLLERWRQLHS, encoded by the coding sequence ATGGAGCTGATCACCAGCCGCCGGAACCCGCTGGTGGGACGCCTGCGGGCGCTGCACCAGCCCAAGGGGCGCCGTGAGCAGGGCTTGCTGCTGTTGGAGGGCACCCATCAAGTGCAGGAGCTGCTGCGGCTGGGGCTTCAGCCCGAGCAGCTGCTCGCCACCCCCGCCTGGATCGAGCGCCACGGCGCTTTGCTGGCGGATCAGGCGCTTCCGCTGCAGCCGGTGGGTGAGGAGGTGATGGAGGCGGTGGCCACCACCGATCACCCCGATGGGGTGGTGGCCACCCTGGCGCGCGAGGCCCTGCCGGTTGCCCGGGGTGACGGAGCCTTCGTGCTGGCCTTGGATCAGCTCCAGGACCCTGGCAATCTCGGCACCCTGCTGCGTACGGCTCTCGCTGCCGGAGTGGATGAGGTGTGGCTCGGAGGCGGCGCCGATCCGCTCCAGCCCAAGGTGCTGCGCGCTTCTGCAGGTGCCGCTTTGGCCCTGCCACTGCTGCGGCTGACCGATCGCTCAGGCCTGCTGCCCCTGCTGCAGCGTGCGGCAGCTGAAGGCCGCCAACTGGCCGCCACCCTGGTGCATGCCACTGCCCAGCCCTATTGGCAACTCGAGTGGACCCGTCCCACGGTGTTGTTGCTAGGGAATGAAGGGGCGGGGCTGCATCCGCAGCTGGCTGACCTGGCGACCCATCGCGTCACCATCCCCCACAGCGCGGCGGTGGAATCCCTGAACGTGGCGGTGGCGGCGGCGCCGTTGTTGCTGGAGCGCTGGCGCCAGCTCCACAGCTGA
- the lpdA gene encoding dihydrolipoyl dehydrogenase, with product MSDGSFDFDVIVIGAGYGGFDAAKHAAEHGLRTAIIESRDMGGTCVNRGCVPSKALLAASGRVRELADAEHLKGFGIHAAPVRFERQKIADHANQLVATIRGNLTKTLERAGVTIIRGTGRLEGPQKVGVREINGVDRVLSGRDVIIATGSDPFVPPGIETDGRTVFTSDEAVSLEWLPRWMAIIGSGYIGLEFADVYTALGCEVTMIEALDRVMPTFDPDVAKIAARNLIDGRDIDARSGVLAKSIKPGAPVQIELVDMQTREPVETLEVDAVLVATGRVPSSKGLNLEACGIETNRGFIPVDDQLRVLVNGAPVPHLWAVGDVTGKMMLAHTAAAQGTVAVDNILGHPRAIDYRSIPAATFTHPEISSVGLSEADAKELAAKDGFELGAVRSYFKANSKALAELESDGLMKLLFNKSTGEVLGAHIYGLHAADLIQEIANAVARRQSVKQLANEVHTHPTLSEVVEVAYKQAAMAVGA from the coding sequence GTGAGCGACGGCAGCTTCGACTTTGATGTGATCGTGATCGGCGCTGGCTATGGCGGCTTCGATGCGGCCAAACACGCTGCTGAGCACGGCCTGCGCACCGCCATCATTGAAAGCCGCGACATGGGCGGCACCTGCGTGAACCGCGGTTGCGTGCCCTCCAAGGCGCTGCTGGCCGCCAGCGGCCGCGTGCGCGAGTTGGCCGATGCCGAGCACCTCAAGGGCTTCGGGATCCACGCCGCCCCCGTGCGTTTTGAGCGTCAGAAGATCGCCGACCACGCCAACCAGCTGGTGGCCACGATCCGCGGCAACCTCACCAAAACCCTGGAGCGCGCCGGCGTCACGATCATCCGCGGCACCGGCCGCCTCGAAGGGCCCCAGAAGGTGGGTGTGCGCGAGATCAACGGCGTGGATCGCGTGCTCAGCGGCCGCGACGTGATCATCGCCACCGGTTCTGATCCCTTCGTGCCGCCCGGGATTGAAACCGATGGCCGCACGGTATTCACCAGCGATGAGGCCGTGAGCCTGGAGTGGCTTCCCCGCTGGATGGCGATCATCGGCAGCGGCTATATCGGCCTGGAATTTGCCGATGTGTACACCGCTTTGGGTTGTGAGGTCACGATGATCGAGGCCCTCGATCGGGTGATGCCCACCTTTGATCCCGACGTCGCCAAGATTGCTGCCCGCAACCTGATCGATGGCCGCGACATCGACGCCCGCTCCGGTGTGCTGGCCAAGTCGATCAAGCCCGGTGCGCCGGTGCAGATCGAGCTGGTGGATATGCAGACCCGTGAGCCCGTGGAAACCCTCGAGGTGGATGCGGTCCTGGTGGCCACCGGCCGCGTGCCCAGCAGCAAGGGCCTGAACCTGGAGGCCTGTGGCATCGAAACCAACCGCGGCTTCATTCCGGTGGACGATCAGCTGCGGGTGCTGGTGAACGGTGCTCCCGTGCCCCACCTCTGGGCCGTGGGCGATGTGACCGGAAAAATGATGCTGGCCCACACCGCAGCGGCCCAGGGCACCGTGGCGGTGGACAACATCCTGGGCCACCCGCGCGCGATCGATTACCGCTCGATCCCTGCAGCCACCTTCACCCATCCCGAGATCAGCTCGGTGGGGTTGAGCGAAGCCGATGCCAAAGAGCTGGCGGCCAAAGATGGTTTCGAGCTGGGAGCGGTGCGCAGCTACTTCAAGGCCAATTCCAAGGCCCTGGCGGAGCTGGAGAGCGACGGCCTGATGAAGCTGCTGTTCAACAAGAGCACTGGCGAGGTTCTCGGCGCCCATATTTATGGCCTGCATGCTGCAGATCTGATCCAGGAGATCGCCAACGCTGTGGCTCGCCGCCAGAGCGTGAAGCAGCTGGCCAACGAGGTGCATACCCACCCCACCTTGAGCGAAGTGGTGGAAGTGGCCTACAAGCAGGCCGCCATGGCCGTGGGAGCCTGA
- a CDS encoding glutaredoxin family protein, translated as MAELVLITREGCCLCEGLEEKLLALALPFSRLDVDADPQLLARFDLEVPVLLVREAGEERQLPRVSPRLPATQLHAWLKGHGVA; from the coding sequence ATGGCTGAGCTTGTGCTGATCACCCGGGAGGGGTGCTGCCTTTGCGAGGGACTGGAAGAGAAGCTGCTCGCTTTGGCTTTGCCGTTCAGCCGGCTGGATGTGGACGCTGATCCGCAGTTGTTGGCCCGTTTTGATCTGGAGGTGCCGGTGCTGCTGGTTCGGGAGGCCGGTGAGGAGCGGCAGCTGCCGCGGGTGTCGCCGCGCTTGCCGGCTACCCAGCTGCACGCCTGGCTGAAGGGCCATGGTGTGGCCTGA